The following are encoded together in the Equus quagga isolate Etosha38 chromosome 15, UCLA_HA_Equagga_1.0, whole genome shotgun sequence genome:
- the PES1 gene encoding pescadillo homolog: MGGLEKKKYERGSATNYITRNKARKKLQLSLADFRRLCILKGIYPHEPKHKKKVNKGSTAARTFYLIKDIKFLLHEPIVNKFREYKVFVRKLRKAYGKSEWNTVERLKDNKPNYKLDHIVKERYPTFIDALRDLDDALSMCFLFSTFPRTGKCHVQTIQLCRRLTVEFLHYVIAARALRKVFLSIKGIYYQAEVLGQPIVWITPYAFSHDHPTDVDYRVMATFTEFYTTLLGFVNFRLYQSLNLHYPPKLEGQTHTEAKASEDTYALDSESSMEKLAALSASLARVVVPAEEEAEVDEFPPDGEMALQEEDRRKELETQEKHKKLFEGLKFFLNREVPREALAFVLRSFGGDVSWDKSLCIGATYDVTDPCITHQIVDRPGQQTPVIGRYYVQPQWVFDSVNARLLLPVADYFPGVQLPPHLSPFVSEKEGDYVPPEKLKLLALQRGEHPGSMNESEEEDEEEDNEEEDNEGDGDEGGENEEEEEEDVEAGSEKEEEAQLTALEEQRMEGKKPRVMAGTVKLEDKQRLAQEEESEAKRLAIMMMKKREKYLYNKIMFGKRRKIREANKLAEKRKAHDEAVKSEKKKAKKARPV, from the exons ATGGGAGGCCTGGAGAAGAAGAAG TATGAACGAGGCTCTGCCACCAACTACATCACGAGAAACAAAGCCCGGAAGAAGCTGCAGCTGAGTCTGGCTGACTTCAG GCGGCTGTGCATCCTGAAGGGCATTTATCCCCACGAACCCAAACACAAGAAGAAGGTGAACAAGGGCTCCACGGCGGCCCGAACTTTTTACCTTATCAAAGACATCAAGTTCCTCCTCCACGAACCCATCGTCAACAAGTTCCGGGAGTACAAG GTGTTCGTCCGGAAGCTCCGGAAGGCCTATGGGAAGAGTGAGTGGAACACCGTGGAGCGTCTGAAGGACAACAAGCCCAACTACAAGCTTGACCACATTGTCAAGGAGCG GTACCCCACCTTCATAGACGCCCTGCGGGACCTGGACGATGCCCTCTCCATGTGCTTCCTCTTTTCCACCTTCCCACGGACTGGCAAGTGCCATGTGCAGACCATTCAGCTGTGCCGCCGGCTCACCGTGGAGTTCCTGCACTATGTCATCGCCGCACGTGCCCTGCGCAAG GTCTTCCTGTCCATTAAAGGCATTTACTACCAGGCTGAGGTGCTGGGACAGCCCATCGTGTGGATCACGCCCTACGCCTTCTCCCACGAT CACCCGACAGACGTGGACTACAGGGTCATGGCCACCTTCACCGAGTTCTACACCACCCTGCTGGGCTTCGTCAACTTCCGCCTCTACCAGTCTCTGAACCTACACTACCCTCCCAAG cTTGAGGGTCAGACCCACACAGAGGCGAAGGCCAGTGAGGACACCTATGCACTGGACTCCGAGAGCTCTATGGAG AAACTGGCGGCCCTCAGTGCCAGTCTGGCCCGCGTGGTGGTGCCTGCGGAGGAGGAAGCCGAGGTGGATGAGTTTCCGCCCGATGGG GAGATGGCGTTGCAGGAAGAGGACCGCAGGAAGGAGCTGGAGACGCAGGAAAAGCACAAGAAGCTCTTTGAGGGCCTGAAGTTCTTTCTGAACCGCGAGGTGCCCCGCGAGGCCCTGGCTTTCGTCCTCAG GAGTTTTGGGGGGGACGTGTCCTGGGACAAGTCTTTGTGCATCGGGGCCACGTATGACGTGACTGACCCCTGCATCACCCACCAAATTGTCGACCGGCCTGGGCAGCAGACCCCTGTCATCGGCAG GTACTACGTGCAGCCCCAGTGGGTGTTTGACTCTGTGAACGCCCGGCTCCTCCTCCCTGTGGCGGACTACTTCCCCGGGGTGCAGCTACCCCCACACCTCTCACCCTTCGTGTCGGAGAAGGAAGGAGATTACGTCCCCCCTGAGAAGCTGAAGCTGCTGGCCCTGCAGCGAGGAGAGCACCCAG GAAGTATGAATGAATCtgaagaggaggatgaggaggaagacaACGAGGAGGAAGACAACGAAGGTGATGGTGATGAAGGGggagaaaatgaggaggaggaggaggaagatgtggAGGCTGGTtcggaaaaggaggaagaggcccAACTGACAGCCCTGGAGGAGCAGAGGATGGAGGGGAAG AAGCCCAGGGTGATGGCAGGCACCGTGAAGCTGGAGGATAAGCAGCGGCTggcccaggaggaggagagcGAGGCCAAGCGCCTGGCCATCATGATGATGAAAAAGCGGGAGAAGTACCTTTACAACAAGATCATGTTTGGCAAGAGGCGCAAAATCCGCGAG